In one Bacillus mesophilus genomic region, the following are encoded:
- a CDS encoding NUDIX hydrolase: MKSSFEEKTLTSKTLFEGRVIDLVFEEVLLPNGKTSTREIIKHPGAVAVIPITSDGKIVMVRQFRKALERELVEIPAGKLEKGEKPELTARRELEEETGYECETLDHLISFYTSPGFADEIVHVYIAEGLSKKVNKLELDEDEFVEVIELSLEEAKQYIQEQKIYDAKTAYAVQYLELKKAMER; this comes from the coding sequence ATGAAATCATCCTTTGAGGAAAAGACTCTCACTTCTAAAACATTATTTGAAGGAAGAGTAATTGATTTAGTATTTGAAGAGGTACTTCTACCAAATGGCAAAACCAGTACACGTGAAATAATCAAACACCCTGGTGCAGTAGCGGTAATCCCGATTACAAGCGATGGGAAAATCGTAATGGTTCGCCAGTTTAGAAAGGCGTTGGAGAGAGAGTTAGTAGAGATTCCAGCAGGAAAGCTAGAAAAAGGAGAGAAGCCCGAGCTAACAGCAAGAAGAGAGCTTGAAGAAGAAACAGGATATGAATGTGAAACACTAGATCATCTCATTTCTTTTTACACCTCTCCGGGATTTGCTGATGAAATTGTTCATGTATACATAGCAGAAGGTCTATCGAAAAAAGTGAATAAGCTAGAATTAGATGAAGATGAATTTGTTGAAGTCATAGAGTTATCTCTAGAGGAAGCAAAACAGTATATCCAGGAGCAAAAGATTTATGATGCTAAAACGGCTTATGCTGTACAATATTTAGAATTAAAGAAGGCAATGGAACGCTAG
- the mciZ gene encoding Z-ring formation inhibitor MciZ has protein sequence MKIHLHNQGIYMAGKAWEIQRKLKEYSKHYDSVADWIADERAGKKKNNVIPFAAKKSTK, from the coding sequence ATGAAAATCCATCTGCATAACCAAGGTATATATATGGCGGGAAAAGCCTGGGAAATTCAAAGAAAGCTAAAAGAATATAGTAAACATTATGATAGTGTGGCTGATTGGATTGCTGATGAAAGAGCCGGTAAGAAAAAGAATAATGTTATTCCCTTTGCAGCCAAGAAATCTACTAAGTAG
- a CDS encoding aldo/keto reductase produces MNRRSIGNSELYVSEIGLGCMSLGTEVEKAKSIIDEAIELGVNYLDTADLYDRGVNEEIVGEAIKNKRDSIILATKVGNRWADEQEGWSWDPSKTYIKRAVKDSLRRLQTDYIDLYQLHGGTIEDHIDETIEAFEELKSEGYIRYYGISSIRPNVIREYLNNSSMISAMMQYSMFDRRPEEEILDLLADHSVSVIARGPLARGLLTDAWADRVNEKGYLHLSKEDIENSLGKLVTTLPRRPLQEFALKYCLAHKAVASVIPGASNIIQVRKNIEAGLSIPLTEEEITKIQALIPAEDYQQHR; encoded by the coding sequence TTGAATAGACGATCTATCGGAAACTCCGAGCTTTATGTTAGTGAGATTGGTTTAGGTTGTATGTCACTAGGTACAGAGGTTGAAAAAGCAAAATCAATTATTGATGAAGCAATTGAGCTTGGCGTTAATTATTTGGATACAGCAGATTTATATGATCGCGGTGTAAATGAAGAAATTGTTGGAGAAGCCATTAAGAACAAAAGGGACTCCATCATCTTGGCAACAAAGGTTGGTAATCGCTGGGCAGATGAGCAGGAAGGTTGGAGCTGGGACCCTAGTAAGACTTATATAAAAAGAGCCGTTAAAGATAGCCTTAGACGACTTCAAACAGATTATATAGATTTATATCAGCTACATGGAGGTACCATTGAGGACCACATTGATGAAACCATCGAAGCTTTTGAGGAACTCAAATCTGAGGGATATATTCGCTATTACGGAATTTCTTCAATTAGACCGAATGTTATTCGTGAATATCTAAACAATTCCTCAATGATAAGTGCCATGATGCAATATAGTATGTTCGATCGTCGTCCTGAAGAAGAGATACTGGATTTACTAGCTGACCACTCAGTGAGCGTGATCGCAAGAGGTCCACTTGCAAGAGGTCTATTAACAGACGCCTGGGCAGATAGAGTAAATGAAAAAGGATACCTCCATCTATCAAAGGAAGACATTGAAAACAGCCTAGGAAAGTTAGTTACGACACTTCCTAGACGACCATTACAGGAATTTGCACTTAAGTATTGTTTAGCCCACAAAGCAGTCGCTTCCGTTATCCCTGGGGCTAGTAATATTATTCAAGTCAGAAAAAACATTGAAGCTGGTTTATCAATACCGCTGACTGAGGAAGAAATCACGAAGATCCAAGCATTAATTCCTGCGGAAGACTATCAACAACACCGTTGA
- a CDS encoding NUDIX domain-containing protein → MELWDVYDINRTQTDRTWVRGKQLESGDFHLVIHVCIFNSNGEMLIQQRQSFKEGWPNLWDLTVGGSAIAGETSQTAAQRELHEEIGLKVDFQHIRPHLTINFENGFDDIYLIQEDVQLHMLTLQYEEVQDVKWASKDEILTMIKNEEFLPYYESFIHLLFDCRSKRGTIQK, encoded by the coding sequence GTGGAATTATGGGATGTCTATGATATAAATCGAACCCAAACAGACCGTACATGGGTTCGAGGTAAACAGCTTGAATCTGGGGATTTTCATTTAGTTATTCATGTATGTATTTTTAATTCAAACGGAGAAATGCTCATTCAACAAAGGCAGTCTTTCAAAGAGGGTTGGCCAAATCTGTGGGATCTTACTGTAGGAGGTAGTGCGATAGCTGGAGAAACAAGTCAAACTGCTGCCCAAAGAGAATTGCATGAAGAGATTGGTTTAAAAGTAGACTTTCAGCATATACGACCTCACTTAACAATTAACTTTGAGAATGGCTTTGATGACATCTATTTAATTCAGGAAGATGTACAATTACATATGCTTACTTTACAGTACGAAGAAGTTCAAGACGTGAAGTGGGCAAGCAAGGATGAAATTTTAACAATGATCAAAAATGAAGAATTTCTGCCATATTACGAAAGTTTTATCCACTTACTATTTGATTGCCGAAGCAAGCGTGGGACTATTCAAAAGTAA
- a CDS encoding Type 1 glutamine amidotransferase-like domain-containing protein — protein MKIHYYLGWFNNFLPESLGMLLQEDMTDRKSLAMISSNPSIYEDNGTTERSWLDQVGIMFDEYHLINYQVQKEDAQSKIQNASVIFLLGGDTINQNSFLKEYELVDFIKKSNAIVMGASAGAINMSAKWLCSKNLGYEVEMNSVYDGIGLDNFSVLSHFDLENNIARVQNELSLLSEEINIYASNKDCALRVKGDKIDVFGNVFLISHSKIQKLNETF, from the coding sequence ATGAAAATTCACTATTATTTAGGTTGGTTTAACAATTTCTTACCAGAGTCGCTGGGCATGCTTTTACAGGAGGATATGACAGATAGAAAATCGCTTGCTATGATAAGCTCGAATCCATCTATTTATGAAGATAATGGTACTACTGAACGCTCGTGGCTTGACCAGGTTGGCATTATGTTTGATGAATATCATTTAATTAATTATCAGGTACAGAAGGAAGATGCCCAATCTAAAATTCAAAATGCTTCAGTCATCTTCTTGTTGGGAGGAGATACTATAAATCAAAATAGTTTTTTGAAGGAATATGAATTAGTGGACTTCATTAAAAAAAGTAACGCCATAGTGATGGGAGCAAGCGCTGGTGCAATCAATATGTCCGCTAAATGGTTATGCTCGAAAAACCTTGGGTATGAAGTTGAAATGAATTCTGTTTATGATGGAATCGGTCTTGACAATTTTTCAGTCCTGTCTCATTTTGACCTTGAGAATAATATTGCACGGGTCCAAAACGAACTTTCTCTCCTATCTGAAGAAATTAATATATATGCGTCGAACAAAGATTGTGCTTTACGCGTAAAGGGGGACAAAATCGACGTTTTTGGCAATGTGTTTTTAATTTCCCACTCAAAGATTCAGAAATTGAATGAGACATTCTAA
- a CDS encoding zinc ribbon domain-containing protein — MSRQGCIKCGSTDAAKKEVAMTGTGLSKMFDIQNNQFIVVYCKSCGYSEFYNKQSSTGANILDLFFGG, encoded by the coding sequence ATGTCAAGACAAGGTTGCATTAAATGTGGAAGTACAGATGCTGCAAAAAAGGAAGTTGCTATGACTGGAACGGGTTTATCAAAGATGTTTGACATTCAAAACAATCAATTTATAGTTGTTTATTGTAAGAGTTGTGGTTATTCAGAGTTTTATAATAAGCAATCATCTACAGGGGCAAATATTCTAGACTTATTCTTTGGTGGATAA
- a CDS encoding DUF4083 family protein, translated as MEALGSLGWFLLQFILIIGLISFIFFGVGSFFSKPKFNKQNENIEQKLDRIIELLEKERKD; from the coding sequence ATGGAGGCACTTGGTAGTTTGGGTTGGTTTTTATTACAGTTTATTTTAATTATTGGTTTAATTTCTTTTATCTTTTTTGGTGTTGGATCATTCTTTTCAAAACCCAAATTTAATAAGCAGAATGAAAACATTGAACAAAAATTAGATAGGATTATAGAATTACTTGAGAAGGAAAGAAAAGATTAA
- the lepB gene encoding signal peptidase I, producing MAKSKMEILEWIKALLIAVLLAFVIRTFLLSPIVVDGASMEPTLHNEEQMVVTKLDEPKRFDIVVFHASEDKDYIKRVIGLPGDRIEYKDDVLYINGKAYDEPYLNNFKQGFVEGPLTYSFTLQDTPIKSEVVPEGHLFVMGDNRRFSQDSRHIGAVPMEEVVGTTKLVYFPFKEIRIVGR from the coding sequence GTGGCTAAAAGTAAAATGGAGATTTTGGAATGGATTAAGGCACTTCTAATCGCAGTATTATTAGCATTTGTTATCCGTACCTTCTTACTTTCACCAATTGTAGTGGACGGGGCTTCAATGGAACCTACGTTACATAACGAAGAACAAATGGTTGTTACAAAATTAGATGAACCGAAAAGATTTGATATTGTAGTATTTCATGCATCAGAAGATAAGGATTATATAAAGCGAGTCATTGGATTACCAGGTGATCGTATAGAATACAAGGATGACGTATTGTACATAAATGGGAAAGCCTACGATGAGCCCTATCTAAACAATTTTAAACAAGGATTTGTGGAAGGTCCTCTTACATATTCATTTACATTGCAAGATACTCCCATAAAAAGTGAGGTCGTTCCAGAAGGACATCTATTCGTAATGGGAGATAATAGGCGATTTAGCCAGGATAGTCGTCATATTGGAGCTGTTCCAATGGAAGAGGTGGTAGGTACCACAAAGTTAGTTTATTTTCCTTTTAAGGAAATAAGAATAGTAGGTAGGTAG
- a CDS encoding NUDIX hydrolase, which produces MADYVKGLRKLVGNTPLLLPGSVVLIVNEDNELLLQHRTDGDWGLPGGNTEVGERLEETARREVKEETGLDIGELDLLGVFSGKDYYLKLNNGDELYSVTAVYVTKEYKRTLKVDKEESIDVKFFKLNELPMNLSDGTRSFITPYIKQMGKYKS; this is translated from the coding sequence ATGGCGGATTATGTAAAAGGCTTAAGGAAGCTAGTTGGTAATACACCTTTACTTTTACCTGGATCTGTAGTTCTGATAGTAAATGAAGATAATGAGTTGTTATTACAACATAGAACTGATGGCGATTGGGGATTACCTGGTGGAAATACCGAAGTTGGCGAAAGATTAGAGGAAACCGCACGTAGAGAAGTAAAAGAAGAGACAGGTCTTGATATAGGAGAATTAGATCTTTTAGGAGTTTTTTCTGGTAAAGATTATTATTTAAAATTAAATAATGGTGATGAATTGTATTCTGTAACTGCTGTATATGTTACGAAGGAGTATAAAAGAACTTTAAAAGTAGATAAAGAGGAATCTATTGATGTGAAATTCTTTAAACTTAATGAATTACCCATGAATTTATCTGATGGTACTCGCAGTTTTATCACTCCGTACATAAAACAAATGGGTAAATATAAATCTTGA
- a CDS encoding UDP-N-acetylmuramoyl-L-alanyl-D-glutamate--2,6-diaminopimelate ligase: MKLKDIADLFMIKETQGDMDIEITGLQMDSRKVEKGNLFICVPAIKGYLEDRHFFAQDAVVNGAVALVVEREVDIDVPKIFVKDARQAMAVISSHFYNDPSNEMKLIGITGTNGKTTTSHIIEKIFDDYGLNTGLMGNNGIKIGGKMYPTDLNTQEPPILQRNLRNMRENNTEYCVMEVSSQGLDMKRVMGCNFSTAVFTNLTQDHLDYHGSFEEYRNTKGLLFSRLGNSFNSKDRKYTVLNADDPSFEYFRKVTSAEVITYGINNKCDVSAQNITMTSKGIRFLLSSFKGEIEIDLKLLGWFNVYNALASISVALIEGIPLQRIKSSLSQLTSINGRMEIVDEGQDFLVVVDYAHTPDALENVLKTIKEFTKGKVITVFGCGGDRDKGKRPIMGEIASRHSNVVFVTSDNPRSEDPIKIMNDIEKGMIKSNSVPYELVVNRDEAIYKAINLATSNDVVIIAGKGHETYQSFKDKTIHFDDKEIARTAISKKEY; the protein is encoded by the coding sequence TTGAAGTTAAAAGACATAGCTGATCTTTTTATGATCAAAGAAACTCAAGGGGATATGGATATTGAAATTACAGGTTTACAAATGGATTCAAGAAAAGTGGAAAAGGGGAATTTGTTTATCTGCGTACCAGCCATAAAAGGATATCTAGAAGATAGACACTTCTTTGCACAGGATGCCGTTGTAAATGGTGCAGTAGCCCTTGTAGTAGAACGTGAAGTTGATATTGATGTGCCAAAGATATTTGTTAAAGACGCAAGGCAAGCGATGGCAGTTATTTCATCTCATTTTTATAATGATCCTTCAAATGAGATGAAACTTATTGGTATCACAGGAACTAACGGCAAAACAACTACTTCTCATATTATAGAAAAAATCTTTGATGACTACGGACTTAATACTGGTCTAATGGGTAATAACGGTATAAAGATTGGTGGTAAGATGTATCCAACTGATTTAAATACACAGGAGCCTCCAATTTTACAACGAAACCTTCGAAATATGAGGGAGAATAACACAGAATATTGTGTGATGGAAGTTTCGTCCCAAGGGTTAGACATGAAGCGTGTAATGGGATGTAACTTTAGTACGGCTGTATTTACCAACCTAACTCAAGACCATTTGGATTATCATGGTTCATTTGAAGAATATAGGAACACAAAAGGTCTCTTATTCTCAAGGCTAGGTAATTCATTCAATTCTAAAGATAGAAAATACACTGTTCTTAATGCAGATGACCCAAGTTTTGAGTATTTTCGTAAAGTTACTTCAGCAGAAGTTATTACTTATGGAATCAACAATAAATGTGATGTTTCCGCACAAAATATCACTATGACTTCAAAAGGAATCCGATTTTTACTTAGTTCCTTTAAAGGAGAAATCGAAATAGACCTAAAACTACTAGGGTGGTTTAATGTATACAATGCGTTAGCTAGTATCTCAGTAGCGTTAATTGAAGGAATACCTCTTCAAAGAATAAAAAGTAGTCTATCCCAGTTAACAAGTATCAATGGCAGAATGGAAATAGTGGATGAAGGCCAAGATTTTCTTGTTGTAGTTGATTATGCTCATACACCAGATGCATTAGAAAACGTATTGAAAACTATAAAAGAGTTTACTAAAGGTAAAGTTATTACAGTTTTTGGTTGCGGCGGTGATAGAGATAAAGGAAAACGACCAATTATGGGGGAGATTGCTAGTAGACACAGTAATGTTGTTTTCGTTACCTCGGATAATCCACGATCAGAGGATCCTATTAAAATTATGAATGATATTGAAAAAGGAATGATAAAGTCTAATTCAGTACCATATGAATTAGTGGTTAATAGAGATGAAGCGATTTATAAAGCAATCAACTTGGCTACTTCAAATGATGTTGTAATAATAGCTGGTAAAGGTCATGAGACTTATCAGAGTTTTAAAGACAAAACAATACATTTTGATGATAAAGAAATAGCGAGAACGGCAATATCTAAGAAGGAATATTAA
- a CDS encoding MFS transporter, which yields MKSRLALWKYPSILLVGIGFSNIGEWIYFIALNLIIFDMTGSALAVSGLYIIRPLATLCTNFWAGSLIDRYNKRKLMVTLDIIRALFIALLPFFSTISIIYLLVFFINMGSSMFGPTSMTYITKLIPQEQRKQFNSLHSLITSGAFLMGPAVAGMLFLIGSPLFAIYINAIALLLSGLITLVLLPDIEKQSSVCSSNNGVSLNVIRKDVLEVFEYTRRNQYVILIYLLFSGVMIIMASAVDSLEAAFAKEVLSLSDSEYGFLVTIAGAGIVFGALINSLFVEKIHTSVLIGVGTLVVSIGYIIYAFSSTFIVAAVGFFILAFFIAFSNTGFLTFYQNNIPVDVMGRIGSVYSIFQAILIIIATSIIGIFAHMVSIQIAVIIGVLVMVILSIILCMVSLLPSRSHIFQFEPIGTNGA from the coding sequence CTGAAGAGTAGGCTAGCATTATGGAAATACCCATCAATCTTATTAGTAGGAATCGGATTCTCCAATATCGGTGAGTGGATCTATTTTATTGCCCTGAATTTAATTATATTTGATATGACTGGCTCAGCACTAGCTGTTTCTGGTTTATATATCATTAGGCCATTAGCTACTTTATGTACCAACTTTTGGGCGGGAAGTCTTATAGATCGTTACAACAAACGAAAGCTTATGGTTACACTCGATATAATCAGGGCTTTATTTATAGCTTTATTACCATTCTTTTCAACAATATCTATAATCTATTTACTAGTATTTTTTATCAATATGGGAAGTTCAATGTTTGGTCCAACATCTATGACTTATATAACAAAACTTATTCCACAAGAACAACGGAAACAATTTAACTCTCTTCATAGCTTAATTACATCTGGTGCATTTTTAATGGGCCCAGCAGTAGCAGGGATGTTATTTTTAATTGGAAGTCCACTATTTGCAATCTATATTAATGCAATAGCCTTACTCTTATCAGGTTTAATAACATTAGTTTTGCTGCCTGATATAGAGAAACAATCAAGTGTCTGTTCTTCTAATAATGGAGTATCGTTGAATGTAATTAGAAAGGATGTATTAGAAGTATTTGAGTATACCAGAAGGAACCAATATGTTATATTAATTTACTTATTGTTTAGTGGTGTTATGATCATAATGGCAAGTGCTGTCGATTCTCTTGAAGCAGCTTTTGCTAAGGAAGTCCTTTCTTTATCTGATAGTGAATATGGTTTCTTAGTAACGATTGCTGGAGCAGGTATTGTATTTGGTGCTTTAATCAACTCTTTATTTGTAGAGAAAATTCACACCTCTGTTTTAATAGGTGTTGGAACTCTCGTAGTTTCAATTGGTTATATCATATATGCATTTTCAAGCACATTTATTGTTGCTGCAGTAGGCTTTTTTATTCTTGCCTTTTTTATTGCCTTTTCTAATACTGGTTTTCTAACCTTTTATCAAAACAATATTCCAGTTGACGTAATGGGGAGGATTGGAAGTGTCTATAGTATATTTCAAGCCATTTTAATTATAATAGCAACCAGTATTATTGGGATTTTTGCTCATATGGTTTCCATTCAGATAGCTGTTATTATAGGTGTTTTAGTCATGGTGATATTATCCATCATTTTATGTATGGTTTCACTATTACCTTCAAGAAGTCATATATTCCAATTTGAACCTATAGGAACTAATGGAGCATAG
- a CDS encoding DUF2651 family protein has translation MAFLMVIFIFPFIVLLASIIGFLLVKSWFVIPVLTFIIFTILTFTAFNESFFGWAVAYTIFSVIVSLIMKLIKQ, from the coding sequence ATGGCATTTCTTATGGTAATTTTTATATTTCCTTTTATTGTACTTCTCGCATCAATTATCGGTTTTCTTTTAGTTAAAAGTTGGTTTGTGATACCCGTATTGACTTTCATTATATTCACCATCTTAACTTTCACAGCTTTTAATGAATCGTTCTTTGGTTGGGCTGTGGCTTATACAATCTTTTCAGTCATAGTCAGTTTAATTATGAAATTAATTAAGCAGTAA
- a CDS encoding SRPBCC family protein, whose protein sequence is MMQWKEEITIDANIEKVWELFADQNIKKIMPKIEEHHLIEKREGEVGAKHQQKYREGKRVETYIVETLAYEDSEIQKNKKIKFVLGKAFEITLTFTLFKIDESQTKFIYEGQNRGVNFVGRAMLKLGSERSNNLVIQEFMQKVRQEAIKS, encoded by the coding sequence GTGATGCAATGGAAAGAAGAGATTACTATAGACGCTAATATTGAAAAAGTTTGGGAACTTTTCGCGGATCAAAATATTAAAAAAATCATGCCTAAAATAGAAGAGCATCATTTAATTGAAAAGCGAGAAGGGGAAGTAGGAGCAAAGCATCAGCAAAAGTATCGTGAAGGTAAACGTGTTGAAACCTATATTGTCGAAACATTAGCGTACGAAGATAGTGAAATCCAAAAGAACAAGAAAATTAAGTTTGTGTTAGGAAAAGCATTTGAAATTACCCTTACCTTTACTTTGTTTAAAATTGATGAGTCTCAAACAAAATTTATTTATGAAGGTCAAAATAGAGGAGTAAACTTTGTTGGCAGAGCGATGTTGAAACTAGGAAGTGAAAGAAGCAATAATTTGGTGATCCAAGAATTTATGCAAAAGGTTAGACAAGAAGCCATTAAATCTTAG
- a CDS encoding MerR family DNA-binding transcriptional regulator, whose product MYKISEFAEMTGLSKETLRYYAEVKLLEPAFIDPNNNYRYYDDGSYFLAILLVQLRKFRFTIQEMISVMEDKSFTHLEDLLKQKKKIIQMQIKELRLQVKEIDEFLASGKEES is encoded by the coding sequence ATGTACAAGATAAGTGAGTTTGCCGAAATGACGGGACTAAGTAAAGAAACATTACGATATTATGCAGAAGTGAAATTACTAGAACCAGCCTTCATAGATCCGAATAACAACTACCGATACTATGATGATGGGAGTTACTTTCTTGCGATCCTTTTGGTTCAATTGAGAAAATTCAGATTTACTATTCAAGAGATGATTTCAGTAATGGAGGACAAGTCATTTACGCATTTAGAAGACTTGTTAAAGCAAAAAAAGAAAATAATACAGATGCAAATTAAGGAACTTCGACTTCAAGTTAAAGAGATTGATGAGTTTCTAGCATCAGGTAAGGAGGAGAGTTAG
- a CDS encoding RidA family protein, producing MSRKAYSADGAVSVGPYSHAVQAGDLLFLSGQTPIDTETGRLIEGDIVEQANQCFKNLFNVLEAAGLTSDHVEKVNVFLTDMNNFTAMNEVYAKQFSEPYPARTTIGVASLPLGAQIEIELIARRR from the coding sequence ATGTCAAGAAAGGCTTATAGTGCCGATGGAGCTGTTTCTGTTGGTCCTTACTCACATGCAGTTCAAGCAGGGGATTTACTATTTCTATCTGGACAAACTCCAATTGATACAGAGACTGGTAGGCTTATAGAAGGTGATATTGTTGAACAAGCAAATCAATGTTTTAAAAACCTTTTCAATGTACTGGAAGCAGCAGGTTTAACTTCTGATCATGTTGAAAAAGTGAATGTATTCTTAACAGATATGAATAATTTCACCGCTATGAATGAAGTATATGCTAAGCAATTTTCCGAGCCATATCCTGCTCGTACAACTATAGGTGTGGCATCCCTACCTCTTGGTGCACAGATTGAAATCGAATTGATAGCTAGGAGGAGATAA
- a CDS encoding NUDIX domain-containing protein: MTHKLAAGVVVIKDNKVLLVKQKSGWGLPKGSTEAGEFFYEAASRECLEETGLEIVIGDVAFIIEFRSKQYGQYLQVYYSAKVSESPQFQINDPDDDIIEVKFVSITELREYIRFLPWIVSLEKWVENQTMSYFNYDLDKEGYELIDKDRTSLHK, translated from the coding sequence TTGACACATAAGCTCGCAGCTGGGGTAGTCGTAATAAAAGACAATAAGGTGCTATTAGTTAAACAAAAAAGTGGCTGGGGTTTACCCAAAGGTTCAACTGAAGCAGGAGAATTTTTTTATGAAGCGGCATCTAGAGAGTGTCTTGAAGAAACGGGATTAGAGATAGTAATTGGGGATGTTGCATTTATCATTGAATTTCGATCCAAACAGTATGGTCAATATTTACAAGTTTATTATTCTGCTAAGGTTTCCGAGTCTCCCCAATTTCAGATAAATGATCCTGATGATGACATAATTGAGGTGAAATTTGTTTCTATAACTGAGCTTCGTGAGTATATAAGATTCTTACCCTGGATCGTCTCTTTGGAAAAATGGGTAGAAAACCAGACAATGAGTTATTTTAATTATGACTTAGATAAAGAAGGTTATGAGTTAATTGATAAAGATAGAACAAGCTTACATAAATGA